CGTTCTGGAAGACGCTCTCCATGGCAACCACCTGGGGGAGTTTGGGGGGCCGAACTTTTAAACCTTTTCGATGAGCATCTAAACGAAGGAGTAGAACTCGATTACTCAGACCGGAAACGGCTTAAGCGGAAAACCATAGTGACATGAAAAGCGAGGGCGGTGATGGGAATGGAACTTGACCTGGTTGTCCTCGGACACGTCTCGATCGACCACATAAGGTTCCCCGGAAGGGAGGAGGTACTTCTGCCGGGCGGAGCGGCGGCGGCCGTGGCCACCTCCGCCGCCCTGGCCGGGGCGAAGGTCGGGCTGGTCACCAAGGTGGGGGAGGACTTTCCGCGGGAGTGGCTCGAAAAGCTCTCCTCCGTTCTGGACGTTAGGGGGGTTCAAATCCTGCCCGGAAAGACGATTCACATCTACATGATTTACCACGAGGACGGGAGCGTCGATGCCCCTGTGGAGATGGGTGTTGCCAGGAATATGGGTGAAACGCAGATCCCAGAGGAGTACATGGAGGCAAAAGTATTTCACATCGCACCCATTCCGCCGGAGGAGCAACTGAAGGCCCTGAAGAGGCTCGAGGGGAAGAGGACGAGCCTGGACTTTAATCCGACGTACATGGCCGACTACCGGAAGAAAACGGACCTCATGAGGAAGGTGGTCTCGCGCGCCGAGGTCATCTTCCCCAATGAAAGGGAGGCCCTCGTTATGACCCGCGCGGAGAGTGTCGAGGAGGCGGCGAGGGTTCTTCACGAGTGGGGCGCGGGAATCGTGGTCGTAACCCGCGGCGAGAGAGGAGTTCTCATCTACGATGGGAAGTTCAGGGAGTTTCCGGCGCTCCCCATAGGTGAAAACGAAATCGTGGACCCCACTGGAGCCGGGGACGCCTTCGCCGGCGGCTTCCTGGCGGGCTACGTCCGGAGAGAGCCCTTGGAGACCTGCATAAAACTCGGACTGGAGAGGGCGAGGGAGGTCCTGAAGAAAAAGGGGAGCTGGAGCATCTAGTCAGTCGCGAGCCTGACGAAGACGTAGAGCACGACCAGCAGGAAAGCGGCCAAGGCGGTGACCTCGAGCCTCGGCAGGAGGGGCGAGACGGAAACCATCAGCAGGTATGTGGGGAAGGCCAGACCAACTGCCGCCAGAAGGACGGCGTAGTGCTCCAGCGGCGCCCGTTCCCTGTCGAGGTGGGCCATCTCTAGGGCCAGAAGGGCCAGGGCCATAACCGCCAGGCCGTAGAAACCGCCGGTCCTGGTGTAGATGAGGAAGGCCCCCACGGAGACGAAAAAGAGGGAGCCGATGAAGTACCACTGAAGGCCCATGAGGGCTAGGGGAAGAAGGAGGAGCGTGCGGCGGTCGATCAGGGCCAGCAGGAGGAAGAGCGGAACCAGCGGTGCAAGGGAGTAGAGCCTTCTTTTTATCCTCATACCTGGATCACCTCCGCTATCGCGGCCTTCAGCGGCTTCCTGACGTCCCAGTCTATTATCCTCCCATAGCCCGCCATCTTCCTTAGCACGGCCCTCCTATGGAGGCTGAGCAGCTTGAGGGCCAGCTCCTCCTCGCGGCTCTTTGGCTCAACGGCGGTGTAGGGGTCCGGGCTTATGACGACGACGTTGTAGCCGAAGGCGGACATTATCCTGAGCGCCTCCCTGCTCTCCTCGGTGAGGAGGGGGGAGAAGTAGACCAGCTGCGCCCTCGGCGGGAAGTGGGAGCGTATCAGGTGCTCGACCTGGTAGGCTATCATGTTGTTCCTGTCGGGCCTGGCCGTGCTGAGGAAGTCGATGCACTTGAAGAAGTGCCTCTTGCCGTAGTCCGGGCGGACCCAGAGGGGAACCTCCTCCGCCAGGAGCAGGCCGAAGCTGGTTCCACTGTTCAGGGCGTTGAGCATGAGCGAGGCGGCGGCTCGAATGAGGTTGTCGAAGACCAGCTCCCCGGTGTAGGAGGCATCGACGATGAATATCACGTCCACCTTGCGCTCGCTCTCGTACTCGTTGGCCATTATCCTGCCGGTTCTGGCGGTGGCCTTCCAGTTGATTATCTTCAGCGGGTCGCCAGGCTGGTACTCCCGGATAGCGTGGAACTCCACGCCCTCACCTACCCTGGGGCTCGGGAGGGAGCCGACGGTTATCTTGGTTCCCCTCGTGGAGTAGGGCGTTGGAACGTCCTCTATTATGGGAACGCCTATGAGCTCGGTGTAGAGGTCGAACTTCTTCGTGAAGTGGAAGAAGCCGAAGGGATCGCGGTAGCTCAGCTCGACCCAGTTGAACTCGTGGATTCCGCGCTTAACGCGGACGCGGTAGCGGAGCTCCCTCAGCTCGCCTTTCCTCAGGGACAGCACCCACTCGGTTCTCCCGTCTATCAACTCAAGCCCCTCGGGAAGGTCCTCCCTCACCTTGAGGCTTGGAATCCTCTCGCCGGCCCTTATTTTGAGCACTATCTCAATCTCAGTGCCCTCGAGGAAGCGGTTGTGGGGAATCACCCTCTCCAGCTTGACGTCCATCTTGGGCTTGAAGAAGAACACCGCGACGAAGACCAGCCAAAGGGCCGGAAGGAGGAGGTAAACCAGATCCCAGCGGAGCAGGAGGAAGGCGATGAGGACAAGAAGCCAGAGGGCCAGGAAAAGCTCTTCAGCCTTTTCCGTTGGAACCATTCTCCCCTCTGGCCCGGCGTCCTCAGCGGGCCCCTTCCCAAGTTCAGCGGGTGTTGGAGTCCTTGGAACCGGCTGCACCGTTCCACCTCACTCGAATTTAGGAACCGGAACGCGCTCGAGGAGCTTCTCCATTATGCTCTCCTGGCTCACCTTGGTGTACCACAGCTCGCGCTTGAGGATAAGCCTGTGGCTCAAAGCCGGAACGGCAACGGCTTTAACGTCGTCGGGAATAACGTAGTCCCTTCCGTTGAGGGCTGCGTAGGCCCTGGAAAGCTTAAGAAGGGCCAGGCTCCCCCTCGGAGAGGCGCCTATCTCTATCTCCCTCCTGTCCTCCCTGGTGGCCGTCACGATGTCGGTTATGTACTCAAGTATGGCGTCGCTGACGTAGACCTCCTCGACCGCCCTCTGCATCTCGACCACTTCCTCCGCGCTCAGGACCGTCTGGACGTCCGGTTCCTCCCTCTTCCTGGCCATTCTCCTGCGGAGTATCTCTATCTCCTCCGCCTTCGAGGGGTAGCCGACGCGGAGGCGGACGAGGAAGCGGTCGAGCTGGGCCTCCGGGAGAGGGTAGGTTCCCTCCTGCTCTATCGGGTTCTGGGTCGCGATGACGATGAAGGGCCTGGGAAGCGAGTGGGTGCTTCCCTCAACGGTAACCTGCCTCTCCTGCATGGCCTCGAGTAGAGCGGACTGTGTCTTCGGAGGGGCGCGGTTTATCTCGTCCGCGAGGAGTATGTTGGTGAAGACCGGCCCCTTCCTGAACTCGAACTCGAGGGTCTTCTGGTTGAAGACACTCACTCCAAGTATGTCGCTCGGGAGCAGGTCCGGCGTGAACTGGACGCGGGTGAACTGGACGCCGAGGGCCTTGGCGAAGCTCTTGGCCATCAGGGTCTTGGCCAGTCCCGGCAGATCCTCCAGCAGGACGTGGCCGTCGGCGAGTATCGTGGTCAGGATAAGCCTCAGCACCTCGTCCTTCCCGACTATTGCTTTCTTTACCTCCGAGAGAACGGCGTTACCCTTCTCGTGTATCTCTCCCACCTTCATTCAGATCAGCCTCCACAATGTCAAGCGCCTTCTCCAGGTTGTCGAGGAAATCGCCCTCCGCGCGGAGGGCCCTTATGGCCTCGTTCGGATTCGTGATGAGTGAGTGATAGGTGGAATTGTAGTCGTCGGACAGGGTGGCGTAGATCTCGACTATCTTCTCCTCCACAAGGGAGCGGGCGACCCTGCCGGTTCTGGCCTTCCGGAGGAGGGAAACGGTTCTGTCCACGTCCGTCTTCCTCTCAACCCTCTGTTCGCGGTCCCGCCTCCGTCTCGCCACGTTCATCTCAACACCGAACAGAAAGAACGCCATCACTGCCCCCAGGAAGAGAACGGCCAGCCACCTGACCAGGTAGGAACCGGCCAGGGTGGCGACCAGCACCAAAACGGAGCCAACGATAAGAAGGGCCCTATGAAACCTCATTCACCGCCCCCCTCATCTTCCTGTAGAGCTCGAGCGCCCTCTCCGCGTCCTCCCACGTAACCTTCTCAGGGGCGTACTTTGCCTTCTCAAAGAGCTCAGTTATGCCCCTGAAGGGCTCTCTGAAAATTTGAACCCTCTCGGCGTGCTCCCAGTGGGTCCAGCTTTCCTTGTATGGAACGCCGAGTATCTCCAGCCAGAGGACGGCGTTCTTGTATATCCCAACAACCGCCTCCCTTGGGTCGCTGAACATTTCCAGACCGAGTTCCTCCACCTTCCTGTCAAAGAGCTCCGCCTTAAGCCTCATTTCCCTGAGCTTCCTCCTCCTGAGGGCCTCGCGGTAATAGATCACGGCGAAGTAGGACAGGCCCGCGAGGAACAGAAGCGCCGCACCGTAGAGGAGGTAGCTCGAGGGGACCCCCGAGGGAGGGGCGGCTGAAACGGTGTCGTTGTGGTAAACCGGCGCCGGCGGGATAGCGCTGCCGTTGGCCGTCGTGCTGTTAAGGGACGAGTTGAGGGTGGAGTTCACGGGGGGAGTGGGATTCGAGCGGCCGATGTAGTAGAGTATTCCGGCCGCACCGGCTATCGCGAACGCCCAGGCCATAAGGTAGGACCTGACGTTAACGGGATACTTTTTCTTGCCTGGTGAGAGGTCCCTCCAGCTTAGGAGAACGAGAAAGATGACCAGCAGGGAGACGGCAACGATTGCGAGCAGCAGAACGCCGAAGGAAGGGGCCTCACTCCGCTGAATTCCGGAGTTTTCAACGCTGTAGCCCATCATGAGGGTCATCAGTGCAAACAGCAGGGTGTAGAGTGCCGCGAATTTTACCCTGATGGACATTTTTATCAGGAGTGGTACGAAGGGCAGGTTTAAAAGCTTTTACCCCGAGGTAAACCCTGGGTGGTAGCATGGAGAAGATGCCGAGGCTCTACGTTGAGGCCCCTCCAGAGGAGTGCCTTCAGGAGGGAAGGGTCGCGAGGGACTGCGTGATAATCCAGGGGAGCGTCGAGGTCTGGCTGGAAAAGGGTGAGGAGGTTCCCAACTTCGTGGAGGTGGAGAGGGCGAAGTTCCTGGCGAAGGAGGTCTACGACAGGTTCTACCTCTACGTGGACGGAATGGAGGGCAAGATGCTGGTCGATGCAATACTGGTTCTTCCCGACGGAAGGACAAGGATATACCTCAAGAAGGACGACGAGCTCCTAATACTCCCCGTTGAGGGGTACACAAAGACGATAATAGCCAACGTCGGCAACCGCGTGAGGAAGGGAGACGCCTTCGCCGCCGTCACGACCAGAAAAGGGGAGGTCCACTACCTCAAGCCGCCGAAGACCGGAACGGTGGTCTTCATAGACGAGATAACAAGCAGGCCGCACTACGTCTACTACATACTGCCGGAGGAGTAACGCATCTTTTCACATTCTTGTGTAGCAATGCCCAAAGGTTTATAAGCAACCGGACCTAGTTACGGCGAAGACAGTTTTGGAGTTGAAGGAAATGAAGGTTGAGGCTGGAGATTTTGTGGTGTTCCACTACATAGGCAGGTTTGAGAACGGTGAAGTTTTTGACACGAGTTACGAGGACATCGCCAGGGAGAACGGCATATACGTCGAGGAGAGGGAGTACGGTCCCCTCGGCGTGAACATCGGGGTGGGTGAGATTATCCAGGGGCTCGACGAGGCCCTCATCGGAATGGAAGTGG
This Thermococcus cleftensis DNA region includes the following protein-coding sequences:
- a CDS encoding DUF4129 domain-containing protein codes for the protein MSIRVKFAALYTLLFALMTLMMGYSVENSGIQRSEAPSFGVLLLAIVAVSLLVIFLVLLSWRDLSPGKKKYPVNVRSYLMAWAFAIAGAAGILYYIGRSNPTPPVNSTLNSSLNSTTANGSAIPPAPVYHNDTVSAAPPSGVPSSYLLYGAALLFLAGLSYFAVIYYREALRRRKLREMRLKAELFDRKVEELGLEMFSDPREAVVGIYKNAVLWLEILGVPYKESWTHWEHAERVQIFREPFRGITELFEKAKYAPEKVTWEDAERALELYRKMRGAVNEVS
- a CDS encoding DUF2118 family protein codes for the protein MEKMPRLYVEAPPEECLQEGRVARDCVIIQGSVEVWLEKGEEVPNFVEVERAKFLAKEVYDRFYLYVDGMEGKMLVDAILVLPDGRTRIYLKKDDELLILPVEGYTKTIIANVGNRVRKGDAFAAVTTRKGEVHYLKPPKTGTVVFIDEITSRPHYVYYILPEE
- a CDS encoding carbohydrate kinase family protein, translated to MELDLVVLGHVSIDHIRFPGREEVLLPGGAAAAVATSAALAGAKVGLVTKVGEDFPREWLEKLSSVLDVRGVQILPGKTIHIYMIYHEDGSVDAPVEMGVARNMGETQIPEEYMEAKVFHIAPIPPEEQLKALKRLEGKRTSLDFNPTYMADYRKKTDLMRKVVSRAEVIFPNEREALVMTRAESVEEAARVLHEWGAGIVVVTRGERGVLIYDGKFREFPALPIGENEIVDPTGAGDAFAGGFLAGYVRREPLETCIKLGLERAREVLKKKGSWSI
- a CDS encoding DUF58 domain-containing protein → MQPVPRTPTPAELGKGPAEDAGPEGRMVPTEKAEELFLALWLLVLIAFLLLRWDLVYLLLPALWLVFVAVFFFKPKMDVKLERVIPHNRFLEGTEIEIVLKIRAGERIPSLKVREDLPEGLELIDGRTEWVLSLRKGELRELRYRVRVKRGIHEFNWVELSYRDPFGFFHFTKKFDLYTELIGVPIIEDVPTPYSTRGTKITVGSLPSPRVGEGVEFHAIREYQPGDPLKIINWKATARTGRIMANEYESERKVDVIFIVDASYTGELVFDNLIRAAASLMLNALNSGTSFGLLLAEEVPLWVRPDYGKRHFFKCIDFLSTARPDRNNMIAYQVEHLIRSHFPPRAQLVYFSPLLTEESREALRIMSAFGYNVVVISPDPYTAVEPKSREEELALKLLSLHRRAVLRKMAGYGRIIDWDVRKPLKAAIAEVIQV
- a CDS encoding AAA family ATPase, producing MKVGEIHEKGNAVLSEVKKAIVGKDEVLRLILTTILADGHVLLEDLPGLAKTLMAKSFAKALGVQFTRVQFTPDLLPSDILGVSVFNQKTLEFEFRKGPVFTNILLADEINRAPPKTQSALLEAMQERQVTVEGSTHSLPRPFIVIATQNPIEQEGTYPLPEAQLDRFLVRLRVGYPSKAEEIEILRRRMARKREEPDVQTVLSAEEVVEMQRAVEEVYVSDAILEYITDIVTATREDRREIEIGASPRGSLALLKLSRAYAALNGRDYVIPDDVKAVAVPALSHRLILKRELWYTKVSQESIMEKLLERVPVPKFE